One region of Microbacterium sp. M28 genomic DNA includes:
- a CDS encoding FtsW/RodA/SpoVE family cell cycle protein has translation MTQVARPKRTESTTGSAGLAARVSLGRLLTPPSTEFVLIASAALLLTIFGLVMVVSATAAIESGTMDTAIKQGLFALVGIPMMFLVSRMPIAWLKRLAWPALIGATLLQLLVFTPLGVNSYGNRNWIDIGVTQLQPSEFLKLALALWIAYVLLRKKTLLANWKHVFIPVIPVSVLVIGTVIAGDDLGTAMVLVLVLLACLFFSGVKLRLFIIPLLLGITAVLFYALSSDNRMRRITALCANVDPAVDRTTYDTICYQAIHGFWGMATGGVFGLGLGNSQEKYGWLPAAANDYIFAIVGEELGLIGCIVVMALFTVFAVGAFHIIRKTDDPFIRVAAGGITVWIIGQALINIGVVIGVFPVMGVPLPFMSQGGTALLSVLLACGVLLALARTIPADGRGKVTR, from the coding sequence ATGACGCAGGTGGCTCGCCCGAAGCGCACTGAGTCCACGACCGGTTCGGCCGGCCTCGCGGCCCGCGTCTCGCTCGGACGGCTGCTCACGCCGCCGTCGACCGAATTCGTCCTGATCGCGTCCGCCGCGCTGCTGCTGACGATCTTCGGACTCGTCATGGTGGTGTCCGCGACCGCCGCCATCGAAAGCGGCACGATGGACACCGCGATCAAGCAGGGGCTGTTCGCCCTCGTCGGCATCCCGATGATGTTCCTCGTCAGCCGGATGCCGATCGCCTGGCTCAAACGGCTCGCCTGGCCGGCGCTGATCGGCGCCACCCTGCTGCAGCTGCTCGTGTTCACGCCGCTCGGCGTCAACTCCTACGGCAACCGCAACTGGATCGACATCGGCGTCACGCAGCTGCAGCCGTCCGAGTTCCTCAAACTCGCTCTCGCGCTGTGGATCGCATACGTGCTCCTGCGCAAGAAGACACTGCTCGCCAACTGGAAGCACGTCTTCATCCCTGTCATCCCCGTCTCGGTGCTCGTGATCGGAACCGTCATCGCGGGTGACGACCTGGGAACGGCCATGGTGCTCGTGCTCGTGCTGCTGGCCTGCCTGTTCTTCTCCGGGGTGAAGCTGCGGCTGTTCATCATCCCGCTGCTGCTGGGCATCACGGCTGTGCTGTTCTACGCGCTCTCCAGCGACAACCGCATGCGCCGCATCACGGCGCTGTGCGCCAATGTCGATCCCGCCGTCGATCGGACCACGTACGACACGATCTGCTATCAGGCGATCCACGGCTTCTGGGGTATGGCCACCGGAGGCGTCTTCGGCCTGGGACTGGGCAACTCGCAGGAGAAGTACGGCTGGCTGCCCGCCGCGGCGAACGACTACATCTTCGCCATCGTCGGCGAGGAGCTCGGACTGATCGGCTGCATCGTCGTCATGGCCCTGTTCACCGTCTTCGCCGTCGGCGCCTTCCACATCATCCGCAAGACGGACGACCCGTTCATCCGCGTCGCCGCGGGCGGCATCACGGTCTGGATCATCGGGCAGGCGCTCATCAACATCGGCGTCGTCATCGGCGTCTTCCCCGTGATGGGCGTGCCGCTGCCGTTCATGTCGCAGGGCGGAACGGCCCTGCTGTCGGTGCTGCTCGCGTGCGGTGTGCTCCTGGCTCTGGCGCGCACGATCCCCGCAGACGGACGAGGTAAGGTCACCAGGTGA
- the murD gene encoding UDP-N-acetylmuramoyl-L-alanine--D-glutamate ligase, with translation MTERRLDELTSWHADWTGLRVAVLGLSVTGFSVADTLTELGAEVLVLSESASEEYERLVPIIGAALEIGPLSDVPDALRAFGPEVVIASPGFPPSHPVIRWTQEAGIPLWGDVELAWRVRDKVVRPDGSPAEWVLITGTNGKTTTTQLTATLLVEGGLRAAPCGNIGIPVLDAVRDPAGFDVLVVELSSHQLWYLGQSAPEAELYPYSTVCLNLADDHLVWHGSARAYRDAKAIVYRNTRVACVYNKADAATREMVEEADVVDGARAIGFDLGIPGPSDFGIVEGILADRAFLDDRANSALELTTIADLERAGLSAPHVVQNILAASALARSLGVEPEAIARALSAFRMDAHRIQVIARHRGITWVDDSKATNPHAAASSLRAYPGAVWVVGGDLKGVDIAELVADVGSTARAAVVIGVERAEVVAAFARHAPAVPVFEVVTGDTGEVMNRVVEIATGIVDGEGTVLLAPAAASFDQFSSYADRGRRFAEAVQGWIDRGSAHDAGGSPEAH, from the coding sequence ATGACTGAGCGGCGCCTCGACGAGCTGACCAGCTGGCACGCCGATTGGACCGGCCTCCGGGTCGCCGTCCTCGGACTCTCCGTGACCGGATTCTCGGTCGCCGACACCCTCACCGAGCTCGGTGCCGAGGTGCTCGTGCTGTCCGAGAGCGCGAGCGAGGAGTACGAGCGGCTCGTGCCGATCATCGGCGCCGCGCTCGAGATCGGCCCGCTCTCCGACGTCCCGGATGCGCTGCGCGCGTTCGGACCAGAGGTCGTCATCGCTTCGCCGGGGTTCCCGCCGTCGCACCCCGTGATCCGCTGGACGCAGGAAGCCGGCATCCCGCTCTGGGGCGATGTGGAGCTCGCCTGGCGGGTGCGCGACAAGGTCGTGCGTCCGGACGGCAGCCCTGCCGAGTGGGTGCTCATCACCGGCACCAACGGCAAGACGACGACGACGCAGTTGACTGCGACCCTGCTCGTCGAAGGCGGCCTCCGCGCGGCACCGTGCGGCAACATCGGCATCCCCGTCCTGGACGCGGTGCGCGACCCGGCCGGCTTCGATGTCCTCGTGGTCGAGCTCTCCAGCCATCAGCTCTGGTACCTCGGACAGAGCGCGCCGGAGGCCGAGCTCTACCCGTACTCGACCGTCTGCCTGAACCTCGCCGACGATCACCTCGTCTGGCACGGCAGCGCTCGGGCCTACCGGGACGCGAAAGCGATCGTCTACCGCAACACGCGGGTCGCCTGCGTGTACAACAAGGCGGATGCCGCGACGCGCGAGATGGTCGAAGAGGCGGATGTCGTCGACGGCGCCCGTGCGATCGGGTTCGACCTCGGCATCCCCGGCCCCAGTGACTTCGGCATCGTCGAGGGGATCCTCGCCGATCGGGCGTTCCTCGACGATCGCGCCAACAGCGCCCTCGAACTGACGACGATCGCCGACCTCGAGCGCGCAGGGCTGTCCGCACCGCACGTGGTGCAGAACATCCTCGCCGCCAGTGCACTGGCACGATCGCTCGGCGTCGAGCCGGAGGCGATCGCGCGGGCGCTGAGCGCCTTCCGGATGGATGCCCACCGCATCCAGGTCATCGCGCGGCACCGTGGGATCACCTGGGTCGACGATTCCAAGGCCACCAACCCGCACGCCGCGGCGTCGTCGCTGCGCGCCTATCCCGGTGCGGTGTGGGTCGTCGGGGGCGATCTGAAGGGCGTCGACATCGCAGAGCTCGTCGCGGACGTCGGATCGACGGCGCGCGCCGCAGTGGTCATCGGCGTGGAGCGCGCCGAGGTCGTCGCGGCATTCGCACGACACGCGCCGGCGGTGCCGGTTTTCGAGGTCGTCACTGGGGACACTGGAGAGGTAATGAACCGCGTCGTGGAGATCGCGACCGGGATCGTCGATGGGGAGGGCACGGTCCTGCTGGCCCCCGCCGCGGCATCCTTCGACCAGTTCTCCAGCTACGCGGACCGCGGCCGCCGCTTCGCCGAAGCGGTGCAGGGATGGATCGACCGGGGGAGCGCGCATGACGCAGGTGGCTCGCCCGAAGCGCACTGA
- a CDS encoding UDP-N-acetylglucosamine--N-acetylmuramyl-(pentapeptide) pyrophosphoryl-undecaprenol N-acetylglucosamine transferase codes for MTTYLLAGGGTAGHVNPLLAVADGIRRRDAEADLLVLGTAEGLEARLVPERGYELLIVDKVPFPRRANKQAAAFPSRFRRAVRQVREHIRARGVDVVIGFGGYASAPAYVAARRERVPYVIHEANAKPGLANRLGARRAVAVGVAFDGTPMRGAEVVGMPLRREVIELDRQAARAEAAEAFGLDADRPVLLVFGGSLGAQRLNNALADSWQDVLDAGWQLLHVTGERSDLADPAAAGYTMRRYIDRMDLAFALADLIVSRSGAATVSEISALGIPALYVPYSVGNGEQRLNAGSAVAAGAAVLLDDATFSGDTVREVVVPLLRDPDRISAMADAATRVGTRAGTENVIALVDRALATAN; via the coding sequence GTGACCACGTACCTGCTCGCCGGCGGAGGAACCGCCGGACACGTCAACCCCCTGCTCGCCGTGGCCGACGGCATCCGTCGGCGCGACGCCGAAGCCGACCTTCTGGTGCTCGGCACGGCCGAGGGCCTCGAGGCCCGTCTGGTCCCGGAGCGCGGCTACGAACTGCTCATCGTCGACAAGGTCCCCTTCCCCCGGCGGGCGAACAAGCAGGCTGCGGCTTTCCCGAGCCGGTTCCGCCGCGCGGTCCGCCAGGTCCGAGAGCACATCCGCGCGCGCGGCGTCGACGTCGTCATCGGCTTCGGCGGGTACGCGTCTGCTCCCGCCTACGTGGCCGCGCGGCGAGAGCGCGTGCCGTATGTGATCCACGAGGCCAACGCCAAGCCGGGACTGGCGAACAGGCTGGGCGCGCGTCGCGCGGTCGCGGTCGGCGTCGCCTTCGACGGGACGCCCATGCGCGGAGCGGAGGTCGTCGGCATGCCTCTGCGGCGCGAGGTCATCGAACTCGACCGTCAGGCCGCCAGAGCCGAGGCCGCAGAGGCGTTCGGACTCGATGCGGACCGCCCTGTGCTGCTGGTCTTCGGCGGTTCGCTCGGCGCTCAGCGACTGAACAACGCCCTCGCGGACTCCTGGCAGGACGTGCTGGATGCCGGATGGCAGCTGCTGCACGTGACGGGGGAGCGCAGCGACCTCGCCGACCCCGCCGCCGCCGGGTACACGATGCGCCGCTACATCGATCGGATGGACCTCGCATTCGCGCTGGCCGATCTGATCGTGTCGCGCTCAGGAGCAGCCACCGTCAGCGAGATCAGCGCCCTCGGCATTCCGGCGCTGTACGTGCCGTATTCGGTCGGCAACGGAGAGCAGCGGCTCAACGCGGGTTCCGCCGTCGCGGCGGGTGCTGCGGTGCTGCTGGACGACGCCACGTTCTCGGGCGACACGGTGCGCGAGGTCGTCGTACCGCTGCTGCGCGACCCCGATCGCATCTCCGCGATGGCGGACGCGGCCACTCGCGTCGGGACGCGCGCCGGCACGGAGAACGTCATCGCCCTCGTCGACCGCGCCCTGGCGACGGCGAACTAA
- the mraY gene encoding phospho-N-acetylmuramoyl-pentapeptide-transferase, giving the protein MRSLLMAAAISLAFTLFLTPVFLRLFRAWGWGQVIRTPDAIENPSHEAKRGTPTMGGVIFIVGTIVGYFTGVYAGGSEPTISAMLVLWLMVGFGAVGFIDDYMKVRSQRSLGLSGWRKIVGQLIVMIPFGILALNFPNDFGNTPASGYVSLFRDIPWLNLMAGGLVLGWALYLIWISVIGVATSNSVNLTDGLDGLAAGAGVFVVSAYGLIAFWQFKQVCGEEIDPSVLSACYEVRDPFSLAIVAASFAAGLIGFLWWNAPKAKVFMGDVGSMAIGGVITALAILTRTELLLLIIAGVFVLSSGSVILQRAYFKITRGKRLFLMSPFHHHLEMRGWPEVTIVVRLWIIAGLLSVSTVGLFYVEWLSQIND; this is encoded by the coding sequence GTGAGGTCCCTGCTTATGGCGGCGGCGATATCGCTCGCCTTCACACTCTTCCTGACACCGGTCTTCCTGCGGCTGTTCCGCGCATGGGGCTGGGGTCAGGTCATCCGCACCCCCGACGCGATCGAGAACCCGAGCCACGAGGCCAAGCGCGGAACGCCCACGATGGGCGGCGTCATCTTCATCGTGGGAACCATCGTCGGCTACTTCACCGGGGTCTACGCGGGGGGCAGCGAACCGACCATCTCGGCGATGCTCGTGCTGTGGCTCATGGTCGGCTTCGGCGCGGTCGGTTTCATCGACGATTACATGAAGGTGCGCTCTCAGCGCAGCCTCGGTCTCTCAGGGTGGCGGAAGATCGTCGGCCAACTGATCGTGATGATCCCGTTCGGGATCCTCGCGCTGAACTTCCCCAACGACTTCGGCAACACACCGGCGAGCGGATACGTGTCGCTGTTCCGCGACATCCCCTGGCTGAACCTCATGGCCGGCGGCCTGGTCCTCGGATGGGCGCTGTACCTCATCTGGATCTCGGTGATCGGCGTCGCGACCTCCAACAGCGTCAATCTCACCGACGGACTCGACGGGCTCGCGGCCGGCGCGGGGGTCTTCGTCGTCAGCGCCTACGGCCTGATCGCGTTCTGGCAGTTCAAACAGGTGTGCGGCGAGGAGATCGACCCGTCCGTCCTGTCCGCCTGCTACGAAGTGCGCGACCCCTTCAGCCTCGCGATCGTGGCCGCGTCGTTCGCGGCCGGTCTCATCGGGTTCCTCTGGTGGAACGCTCCCAAGGCGAAGGTCTTCATGGGCGATGTCGGCTCGATGGCCATCGGCGGCGTCATCACGGCCCTGGCGATCCTCACCCGCACCGAGCTGCTGCTGCTGATCATCGCGGGTGTCTTCGTGCTCTCCTCCGGATCGGTGATCCTCCAGCGCGCGTACTTCAAGATCACCCGCGGCAAGCGGCTGTTCCTGATGAGTCCGTTCCATCACCATCTGGAGATGCGCGGCTGGCCGGAGGTGACCATCGTCGTCCGGCTGTGGATCATCGCAGGGCTGCTCTCGGTCTCGACCGTCGGTCTGTTCTACGTCGAATGGCTGAGCCAGATCAATGACTGA
- the murC gene encoding UDP-N-acetylmuramate--L-alanine ligase — protein sequence MIRPDLTLPIPESITAAHFIGIGGSGMSGLAKMFLDAGIRVSGSDRADSAALRALADAGATVHVGHDAAQLGDADTVIHTGAIWPENPEFVTAKERGLHVIHRSQALHWLIGSRRLVSVAGAHGKTTSTGMIVTALRDLGADPSFVNGGVIEQLGTSSATGSDELFVIEADESDGTFLLYDTAVALITNVDPDHLDFYGSDEAFHDAFVRFADAAAEAVVISSDDPGALRVASGMSHPNVITFGLAEDADLRVTDIDTTGPVSATLTRGEESVRLTLAVPGAHNAINAAGAVAVLQALGHSLADAARALEGFAGTVRRFELHGTERGVSVFDDYAHHPAEVQVALATARSVVGGGRVIAIQQPHTYSRTQHMFREFAEVLEQGADHTVMLDVYGAREDPVPGVTGELVSGAFADQGNVHYVADWQEAADYTASIAREGDYVITLGCGNVYQIIPQVLDSLRRTPGD from the coding sequence ATGATCAGACCTGACCTCACCCTCCCGATCCCGGAGTCCATCACCGCCGCGCACTTCATCGGCATCGGCGGATCCGGTATGAGCGGACTCGCGAAGATGTTCCTCGACGCAGGGATCCGGGTGTCCGGTTCCGACCGTGCCGACAGCGCCGCCCTGCGCGCGCTGGCGGATGCCGGTGCGACCGTCCACGTCGGCCACGACGCCGCGCAGCTGGGCGACGCCGACACCGTGATCCACACCGGCGCGATCTGGCCGGAGAACCCGGAGTTCGTCACCGCCAAGGAGCGTGGGCTGCACGTCATCCACCGCTCGCAGGCGCTGCACTGGCTGATCGGCTCGCGCCGGCTCGTCTCCGTCGCCGGCGCGCACGGCAAGACCACGTCCACCGGCATGATCGTGACGGCTCTGCGCGACCTCGGCGCAGACCCGAGCTTCGTCAACGGGGGAGTGATCGAGCAGCTCGGCACGTCCAGTGCGACCGGCTCCGATGAGCTGTTCGTGATCGAGGCCGACGAGTCCGATGGCACGTTCCTGCTCTACGACACCGCCGTGGCGCTCATCACGAATGTCGACCCCGACCACCTCGACTTCTACGGCTCCGACGAGGCGTTCCACGACGCGTTCGTCCGGTTCGCGGATGCCGCCGCAGAAGCGGTCGTGATCTCGAGCGATGACCCCGGCGCCCTACGCGTCGCGTCCGGCATGTCGCACCCGAACGTGATCACCTTCGGCCTCGCCGAGGACGCCGATCTCCGCGTCACGGACATCGACACCACGGGCCCTGTTTCGGCGACGCTCACGCGCGGCGAGGAGTCCGTCCGACTCACGCTCGCCGTTCCCGGCGCGCACAACGCGATCAATGCCGCCGGTGCGGTGGCGGTGCTGCAGGCGCTCGGCCACTCGCTCGCCGACGCCGCGCGCGCGCTCGAGGGGTTCGCCGGCACCGTCCGGCGCTTCGAACTGCACGGCACCGAGCGCGGCGTGAGCGTGTTCGACGATTACGCGCACCACCCGGCCGAGGTGCAGGTCGCCCTCGCCACCGCTCGCAGCGTGGTCGGCGGAGGTCGGGTCATCGCGATCCAGCAGCCGCACACGTATTCGCGCACCCAGCACATGTTCCGCGAGTTCGCGGAGGTGCTGGAGCAGGGTGCGGACCACACCGTCATGCTCGATGTGTACGGCGCCCGTGAGGATCCGGTACCGGGTGTGACCGGTGAGCTGGTCAGCGGTGCGTTCGCCGATCAGGGCAACGTGCACTATGTCGCGGATTGGCAGGAAGCGGCTGACTACACGGCGAGCATCGCGCGCGAGGGCGACTACGTCATCACGCTGGGCTGCGGCAACGTCTACCAGATCATCCCGCAGGTGCTCGACTCGCTCCGCCGGACGCCAGGGGACTGA